The segment ATCCAGCATCCGGTTGCCTGAGCCTTGTACCACCTCGGTCGAGAGTACGCGGCCATCGTGGTTCACGGTCAGCACGATGACTAGCTCGCCGTACAGTTTCTTGCCCTTGTTTTCTGGGAAGTTCTCTGTGCCCTTGTCTTCTACCTTGCGGCGTAGCGCGTCGTAATAGACGGCGTACACGGCTTCCTTTGTCGAGGGGCTGATGTAGCGCTTTTTGGGGCGTGCGTTCTCTTCGTTGATGCGCTTTTCAATCTCGGCGAGCATCTTGATGAGTTGCAGTTGCTTCTCTTCTTGCGATTCTTTGTCCGGGTTTTCGGTGCTCAGGCGCGGGTCAATGGGCGGCAGTGCAGCGACCTGCTGACGCAGCTGGGTCAGCAATTGGTGCTGCTGCTCCTGCATGGCGTCGAGCTGGTGCTGCTTGGTCTCAAAATCATCGCCCACAGCGGTCAGGGCTGAGTAGGGCAGAGGGCTGGTCGCCCGGCCTTTTTCAGCATCGCCGCCACCTGCCAACGAGGTCTGGGCAATGGCCGCAGCCTTGTCCGGTGTCTCGTTGGCGCGGGCGTTGACCAAAATCACTTCCAGCGGCGTGTCTTGAAACACGCGCTCAAAGCTTTCAGGATCGACAAACCGAATGGTCAGTAACACGGCATGCACCGCAATCGACACGCCCAGCGTTAGCTGCAGCGTACTCAGTCGTTTAAAAGAGGGGGGCAGTTTCACGGCGGCGTTAGTGCGTTATTGCTTCAATGCGGTGGTGTGTTTGTGCGATGTTGAGCAGAACTCAGGGCTGCGGCTTGTCAGCAGCCGGGGCTTCTGCGTCGTTCATATCCACTGCAATGGCAATGGGACCGGCTACGGCATCATCTTCATCATCTTCGCCGCTGTCGTCGCCTTCGGGCTGAGCCTGGGCTTCGGCATCCAGACGCTCGATGAGCGTGCCCGTGATGTCCAGCGAGATCTCGTCAATCTCGCCGAGCTTGATGCGGATATGCGCACCACGCGGCAGGTTTTGCGCACCCAGCACCGGTAGCACCAGCGGCAGATTGTCGGCGCGCACCAAGAAAGAACCATTGGGCCCTTCCTTGAAGACGCTGGCTGTCAGCTCGGTAATACCGTTTTGCTCCAGATACTTGAGTGTCCAGAAGCGCTCCATGCCGCCTTGATAGCCGTTGTAGGCGCTATAAGCACCGTCAAAGCTGCTGATGATGCCGAACAGCTCTGCATCCTTGGGCTTGAAAGGAGCAGCCAGCGCGGCAGTTTTTCCGTGGCGGGTGCAGGCAATGATTTGCCACTGGTTGACCAAGTCGGTATAGCGGCGCAGGGGCGAGGTGGCCCAAGAGTAGGCCTTTACGCCAATACCGGCGTGGGGCAGTGCCTTGGTGCTCATGCGCACCTTGACTCCCGGGGCCAAGCTGGCCTGGCTGCGGTAAATGCCGGGCACGCCGTGCTCGGCCAGCATCAAACCCCAAGTGCTGTTGGCCACAATTGCGGCCTCGGCCACGATCAAGTCCAGCGGCGCGCCGCGCTTGCGCACGGTGATTTGTACTTGCTCGCTGCCATTGGGCTCGGCACCGTCGTTGCCGACGAGGCGGAAGTTGTAGTCCGGGCGGTTGAAGTTCTCAGGCTTGCCGCGAACCACTTCGCGGTTGGCCTTGAGGAACTTGGACCAGCGCTGTAAAAAGGTGAGCTCTTCGCGCTTACCCAGCAAGGACTCAGGCGTGTTTTCGACCTCAATCGAGGTGTCGGTCAGCCATTCTTCGGTGACGATGTGGTCGAGCTTGTCGTAGCGGAAGTTGACATCCACGGGCACGCGCTCAAGGCGGGTTTCGCTGGAGACGGTCTCCAGCGTTTCCTCGTTGATGGTCACGTACAGCGACACGGCGGGGTTGGCGCGGCCTTCATCCAGCGTGTAGATCTGCACCACCTCATCGGGGAGCATGGTGATCTTGTAGCCGGGCATGTACACGGTGGACAGGCGATTGCGGCCCAGTTTGTCCAGATCGCTGCCGGGCGTGATGGCCAGACCGGGGGCTGCAATGTGAATACCCACGGTGACCGTGCCCGTCCCCAAGCCGGTGACGGACAGGGCATCGTCGATTTCGGTGGTGGCCGAATCGTCGATAGAGAAAGCATTGACCTCGGCCAGAGGCAGGTCTGCCGGTGGCTGGGGCGCTTCCAGAGCCGGGAAGCCCGTGCCCTTGGGGAAGTTGTCGAACAGGAAGCGCTTCCAGTGGAACTGGTAGGACGAGTCAATGGCGCCTGCGCGGTGCAGCAAGTCCAGCGGCGCCATCTTGGTGGCGCGGGTGGCTTCGACGACGGCCTTGTATTCAGCCGCATTCTTGTCGGGTCTGAACAGAATTTTGTAGAGCTGATCGCGAACGGCTTGCGGGCATTCGCCGCGGCCCAACTCTTCGGCCCAGCCGTCAATCTGGGCCTGAATCAGTTTCTTTTTTTCAATGGCGGCCAGCGCTTGCTGCAAAATTTCAGCGGGCGCCTTCTTGAAGCGGCCCTTGCCTGCGCGGCGGAAGTAGTGCGGTGCCTCAAACAGGCAAAACAGCGCGCCGACCTGCTGGGCCAGCGTGGCTGATTCCGAGAAATAGTCGCGCGCTAGGTCGGCAAAGCCGAATTCTTCATCCGACGCAAACTCCCAAGCCAGATCTAGATCGATCTCGCTTGCCTGCGCTTGGCCTTGAGCGATGAGCTCGGCAGGCGCTGGCTTCTCAAACTTGAGAAGAATGTTGGCGGACTTGACCTTAACCCGCTTACCCGAGTCCAGTTCGACTTGGGCAGAGGATTCGGCTTCAGAGAGGATGCGTCCGGCCAAAAATTTACCGGCTTCTTCAAACAGTGCGTGCATAGGCGCGCATTTTCCCACGAGCGGGGAACTTGTAGGCGCTAGAGTTTATGCAGCAGCTCACGCCAGCATTAAAAACTCGTCAATCCGGCCCAGATACTCAGGGAAATCCGTCAGTGCGTGGTCGCCGCCTTCTTGCACCAGTTGCAGCGCATGGGGGTAACGCTCACTCATCTCCGTCCAGCTCAGTACTTCATCACCTTGTGCGATGAGTGCCATCTCTGGTGCGGCTGGCGTCATGCTTCGTGTATCAAGCTGTCGCAATTCATCGATGTATTCAGGGCGAAAGAAGAACGTGTCCTCTGGGTCATGCCAGCTGGCTTGCTCGCCAATGTATTTCTCGAGGTCCCGGGCCGGGTTGACGGCCGGGTTGATCAGCACGCTCTTGCAGCGCGCCAACTGCGCCACCCAACTGGCGTAATAACCGCCCAGTGATGAGCCCATGACGGCCATGCTCTGGCGCGGCCAGCTGGCAATGCCTTCCGCAATTAAAGCCGCCGCATCGCGCGGAGAGGGCGGCAACTGTGGGCACCACCAGCGCACCTTGGAGTGCTGGGCGCCGACATAGTCCGCCATGATGCGGGCCTTATTGGATTGGGGGGAGGAGCGAAAACCGTGCAGATACAGCAGGTGGGTGGTTGTCATGGCGGCAATCTCCTCTCTTAAATAAAGCGGCTTTTCAGTTCTGATGATTGTGGACTGTTTGCAGCCAAGCCTATCAGCGGGAAAGGCCTGCGAGGGGCTCAAGAGGGGGGATCTATTTCAAGTCGTCAGAAAAGCTCAACCTTGTAATGAGCGCGGAGGCCCTCTCCCCCGATAATTGCCGCCCATGTCCGCCACCGAATTTGATAAGCCCTCTTTGCTGCAACGCATTGTTCCGCTGTTTCGCGGCTTTGACTTTTTGCTGCTTCTGTTTATAGCCATGCTGGCCGGGGCGGGGCTGCTGGCGATGTACTCAGCGGGCTTCGATCACGGCACGCGCTTTAGAGACCACGGGCGCAATATGTTGATTGCTGCCAGCCTTTTGTTCCTGCTGGCGCAGGTGCCGCCGCAGCAATTGATGAAGGTGGCGGTACCGCTTTATGTTCTGGGCGTGACGCTGCTGGTGGCCGTGCTCCTCTTCGGTATCACCAAGAAAGGCGCAACGCGCTGGGTGAATGTGGGGGTGGTGATTCAGCCTTCAGAGCTATTAAAGATTGCGACGCCGCTGATGCTAGCTTGGTGGTTTCAGCGCCGAGAAGGCAATTTGCGCGCCTCAGACTTTGCCGTCGCCTTTGTGCTGCTGATGCTGCCTGTGGGCCTGATCATGAAGCAGCCGGATTTGGGCACATCGCTGCTGGTCATGGCTGCAGGCCTGTCCGTCATCTTTTTTGCGGGTTTGCCTTGGAAGCTGATCGTGCCGCCGGTGATCTTGGCTGTGGTGGGTATCTTGCTGATCGTGTGGTTCGAGCCTCAACTGTGCCTTGATGGTGGAAGCTGGTATTTTCTGCACGACTACCAGCGCACCCGAGTCTGCACATTGCTGGACCCCACGCGTGACCCGCTGGGTAAGGGTTTTCACATCATTCAGGGAATGATTGCGATTGGCTCGGGCGGGGTTTGGGGCAAGGGCTTTATGGCTGGCACACAGACCCACTTGGAGTTCATCCCCGAGCGCACCACCGATTTCATCTTTGCCGCTTACTCCGAGGAGTTTGGGCTGGTCGGCAATTTATTCATCCTCGCCGGCTTTTTGCTGCTGGTCTGGCGCGGTCTGGCGATTGCCATGTACGCCAATTCATTATTTGGCCGTTTGATGGCAGGGGCCGTGGCCATGATTTTCTTCACCTATGCTTTTGTGAACATGGGTATGGTCAGCGGCATTCTTCCAGTAGTGGGCGTGCCTTTGCCTTTTATTAGCTATGGCGGTACAGCCATGGTCACGCTGGGGCTGGCGCTGGGGGTGTTGATGTCAGTCTCACGGGCGCAGCGCCAGTTGCCGGGTGGCGATGGGCATATTCCTCATGGTTAACAATCTAAAAATAAATTGCTATTAAAAATATAGCTATAAGTCTTTATTGATAAATGATCAAAGCCTGATTTGACTCAAATTCAATGAAGCTGCGGCGCACTTAGAGCGTGGAAAATTGTCAGTAGTTCCCTCTGATCTCTTGCTTAGTGTGTAAACAGCGTTTACAAATGAATCTGGAGGGGTCAGAAGACCGATCATGCGGGAGCGGCAAAGGCCTAAGAGGTTTTTGTGATGCATTGCGGGCAGCGCAAAAATCTGGCGAGTGAATAGAGCGGAATGTTGATCATCCTGGTGGGGTGACATTCCGCTCTTTTTTATGCTGCATCCACCAGCGAGTCAGGATTTGTAGCTATCTCTACAATGTCTACATGATTTCCCGCGAACCCACCATCGAACGCTTGGCCACGGCCCGTCAGTTGCTGCTTGAGCCTTTCGGCCTAGACGAAACCCATCTTGCGCGCGCGCTTGCCGAAATTCGCTCGCACCAGGTGGATGACGCCGACCTCTACTTCCAGTACACCCGAGCCGAAGGCTGGAGTTTGGAAGAAGGCATCGTCAAGACAGGCTCCTTTTCCATCGACCAGGGCGTGGGCGTTCGCGCGGTCAGCGGCGAGAAGACGGCGTTTGCCTATTCCGACGATATTTCTGAAGCCTCTTTGCTAGACGCTGCGCGCACCGTGCGCTCTATCTCTAGCGCAAGCCAGACGCGTCGAGTCAAGGCTGCTAAGCAGAAAATTACGCAAAGCCGCTCTCTTTACCCCGAGCTGGACCCTATCAGCACGCTAGACAGTACTGCCAAGATTGAGCTGCTGGGCAAGGTGGAAAAGCTGGCCCGCGCCAAAGATCCGCGTGTGGTACAGGTGATGGCCGGTTTGGCCAGTGAATATGACGTGGTGATGGTCGCTCGTGCTGACGGCACGCTCGCTGCCGATGTGCGCCCGCTGGTGCGCTTGTCGGTCACCGTTATTGCCGAGCAAAAGGGTCGTCGCGAGGTGGGCTCTTCCGGCGGTGGCGGACGTTTCGGTCTGGCTTATTTCAGTGACGAGCAAATCACCCAATATGTTGATGAAGCAGTGCACTCCGCACTGGTCAACTTGGAAGCACGCCCCGCACCCGCAGGCGTGATGACCGTGGTGCTGGGCTCGGGCTGGCCCGGCGTGCTGTTCCACGAAGCAGTGGGTCACGGCTTGGAAGGCGACTTCAACCGTAAGGGCTCTAGCGCCTTCAGTGGCCGCATTGGTCAGCGCGTGGCAGCCAAGGGCGTCACTGTGCTGGACGACGGCACCATCCCTGATCGCCGTGGCTCGCTGAATGTGGACGACGAAGGCCACGTAAGCCAGCGCAATGTGCTGATTGAAGACGGCATCTTGAAGGGCTACATCCAGGATTCGATGAATGCCCGCCTCATGGGGGTCAAGCCCACCGGTAATGGCCGTCGCGAAAGCTACGCCCACATTCCCATGCCGCGCATGACCAACACTTATATGTTGGGTGGCGATAAGGACCCGCAGGAAATCATCGGCTCCATCAAAAAGGGCTTGTACGCCAGCAATTTTGCGGGCGGTCAAGTGGACATCACCAGCGGCAAGTTTGTGTTCTCTGCAAGTGAAGCCTACTGGGTGGAAAACGGCAAGATTCAGTATCCCGTCAAGGGCGCCACCATCATCGGCAGCGGCCCTGAATCGCTCAAGCACATCAGCATGATCGGCAACGATATGCGTCTGGACTCTGGCGTGGGAACCTGCGGCAAAGAAGGCCAGAGCGTGCCTGTGGGCGTGGGCCAGCCAACGCTGCGTATTGATGGCCTGACGGTCGGCGGTACGGCTTAACGCTGTATTTTCGGCAGGCTTTCCTGCTTAAGCACAAACCCCGCGCTGCATAGCAGCCCGGGGTTTTGTTATTTTTAGCCCTTTAAAAGGGTTAGAAGTTGTGGCTGAGACGAATTTTTAACGCATTCATTGGCGAATAGATAAAAATTGCGGATGCGCTGAAAAATTGCATTGATTGTTTTTCAGATCATTTTTTAGTCAATAAAATTCTAAAAAAATATTAAAAACGCAAAAAAATTGCATATCAAATGCATTAAAAAATTCCCCTGTTCAGAGGAGAAGAGCTTTTCTGACAGCACTTTTGCATTGATGCCTGATGCTGCATTGCAAAAGAGCTGTGCTACATTGAAAGACATGCAAACGCAACGCGCTTATTTCTTTTACTTTTGGTTCTCACCCCCGGCGGCTGAGAGGTAATTGAGCGCACCCTGCACACACCTCCCTAAGAACCGCCGAAGCTGACAAGCCCGGCGGTTTTTTTATGCCCACGTTCCAGCTCCCCCGGTTTTCCAAAATCAAAGACTTCACGAAAGATCGCCATGACTGCTCTGAACACTTCAACCACTGATTCCTGGTATCGCTCTGCCTCCCCCAAGACAGGACAGACAGACGACGCACGTATCAAGGACATCACAGTGTTACCACCTCCAGAGCACCTCATTCGCTTCTTCCCAATCTGCGGCACGCCCGTGGAGACACTGATCAGCGACACCCGCCGCAGCATTCACAACATCATGCGTGCGCAGGATGACCGCTTGCTGGTGATCGTCGGCCCTTGCTCCATTCACGACCCTGCCGCCGCTTTGGAATATGCCCGCCGTCTGGCCGTAGTGCGTGAGCAGTACAAAGACACACTAGAAGTGGTGATGCGCGTGTACTTTGAGAAGCCTCGCACCACAGTGGGCTGGAAGGGGCTGATCAACGACCCCTACTTGGATCAAAGCTACCGCATCGACGAAGGCCTGCGCATTGCACGCCAGTTGCTGATCGACATTAACCGTTTGGGCGTGCCAGCGGCCAGCGAATTCTTGGATGTGATCTCTCCCCAGTACATTGGCGACTTGATCAGCTGGGGAGCCATTGGTGCTCGTACCACGGAAAGCCAAGTACACCGCGAGTTGGCTTCGGGTATCTCGGCGCCTATCGGCTTCAAGAATGGCACCGACGGCAATATTCGTATTGCAACGGATGCGATTCAGTCCGCCAGCCGCGGTCACCACTTTTTGTCGGTACACAAGAATGGCCAAGTCGCTATCGTGCACACCGGCGGCAACCAAGACTGCCATGTGATTTTGCGCGGCGGTAAGACGCCTAACTACGAGGCAGAGCATGTCGCTGCCGCCTGTAGGGATTTGGAAGCTGCT is part of the Comamonas sp. Y33R10-2 genome and harbors:
- a CDS encoding energy transducer TonB, whose product is MKLPPSFKRLSTLQLTLGVSIAVHAVLLTIRFVDPESFERVFQDTPLEVILVNARANETPDKAAAIAQTSLAGGGDAEKGRATSPLPYSALTAVGDDFETKQHQLDAMQEQQHQLLTQLRQQVAALPPIDPRLSTENPDKESQEEKQLQLIKMLAEIEKRINEENARPKKRYISPSTKEAVYAVYYDALRRKVEDKGTENFPENKGKKLYGELVIVLTVNHDGRVLSTEVVQGSGNRMLDTRAEAIARAAGPYGHFGPAMRAKADQIAVVSRFRFNRDLTLKTNVN
- a CDS encoding ribonuclease catalytic domain-containing protein — protein: MHALFEEAGKFLAGRILSEAESSAQVELDSGKRVKVKSANILLKFEKPAPAELIAQGQAQASEIDLDLAWEFASDEEFGFADLARDYFSESATLAQQVGALFCLFEAPHYFRRAGKGRFKKAPAEILQQALAAIEKKKLIQAQIDGWAEELGRGECPQAVRDQLYKILFRPDKNAAEYKAVVEATRATKMAPLDLLHRAGAIDSSYQFHWKRFLFDNFPKGTGFPALEAPQPPADLPLAEVNAFSIDDSATTEIDDALSVTGLGTGTVTVGIHIAAPGLAITPGSDLDKLGRNRLSTVYMPGYKITMLPDEVVQIYTLDEGRANPAVSLYVTINEETLETVSSETRLERVPVDVNFRYDKLDHIVTEEWLTDTSIEVENTPESLLGKREELTFLQRWSKFLKANREVVRGKPENFNRPDYNFRLVGNDGAEPNGSEQVQITVRKRGAPLDLIVAEAAIVANSTWGLMLAEHGVPGIYRSQASLAPGVKVRMSTKALPHAGIGVKAYSWATSPLRRYTDLVNQWQIIACTRHGKTAALAAPFKPKDAELFGIISSFDGAYSAYNGYQGGMERFWTLKYLEQNGITELTASVFKEGPNGSFLVRADNLPLVLPVLGAQNLPRGAHIRIKLGEIDEISLDITGTLIERLDAEAQAQPEGDDSGEDDEDDAVAGPIAIAVDMNDAEAPAADKPQP
- a CDS encoding YqiA/YcfP family alpha/beta fold hydrolase: MTTTHLLYLHGFRSSPQSNKARIMADYVGAQHSKVRWWCPQLPPSPRDAAALIAEGIASWPRQSMAVMGSSLGGYYASWVAQLARCKSVLINPAVNPARDLEKYIGEQASWHDPEDTFFFRPEYIDELRQLDTRSMTPAAPEMALIAQGDEVLSWTEMSERYPHALQLVQEGGDHALTDFPEYLGRIDEFLMLA
- the rodA gene encoding rod shape-determining protein RodA produces the protein MSATEFDKPSLLQRIVPLFRGFDFLLLLFIAMLAGAGLLAMYSAGFDHGTRFRDHGRNMLIAASLLFLLAQVPPQQLMKVAVPLYVLGVTLLVAVLLFGITKKGATRWVNVGVVIQPSELLKIATPLMLAWWFQRREGNLRASDFAVAFVLLMLPVGLIMKQPDLGTSLLVMAAGLSVIFFAGLPWKLIVPPVILAVVGILLIVWFEPQLCLDGGSWYFLHDYQRTRVCTLLDPTRDPLGKGFHIIQGMIAIGSGGVWGKGFMAGTQTHLEFIPERTTDFIFAAYSEEFGLVGNLFILAGFLLLVWRGLAIAMYANSLFGRLMAGAVAMIFFTYAFVNMGMVSGILPVVGVPLPFISYGGTAMVTLGLALGVLMSVSRAQRQLPGGDGHIPHG
- the tldD gene encoding metalloprotease TldD, with the protein product MISREPTIERLATARQLLLEPFGLDETHLARALAEIRSHQVDDADLYFQYTRAEGWSLEEGIVKTGSFSIDQGVGVRAVSGEKTAFAYSDDISEASLLDAARTVRSISSASQTRRVKAAKQKITQSRSLYPELDPISTLDSTAKIELLGKVEKLARAKDPRVVQVMAGLASEYDVVMVARADGTLAADVRPLVRLSVTVIAEQKGRREVGSSGGGGRFGLAYFSDEQITQYVDEAVHSALVNLEARPAPAGVMTVVLGSGWPGVLFHEAVGHGLEGDFNRKGSSAFSGRIGQRVAAKGVTVLDDGTIPDRRGSLNVDDEGHVSQRNVLIEDGILKGYIQDSMNARLMGVKPTGNGRRESYAHIPMPRMTNTYMLGGDKDPQEIIGSIKKGLYASNFAGGQVDITSGKFVFSASEAYWVENGKIQYPVKGATIIGSGPESLKHISMIGNDMRLDSGVGTCGKEGQSVPVGVGQPTLRIDGLTVGGTA
- a CDS encoding 3-deoxy-7-phosphoheptulonate synthase codes for the protein MTALNTSTTDSWYRSASPKTGQTDDARIKDITVLPPPEHLIRFFPICGTPVETLISDTRRSIHNIMRAQDDRLLVIVGPCSIHDPAAALEYARRLAVVREQYKDTLEVVMRVYFEKPRTTVGWKGLINDPYLDQSYRIDEGLRIARQLLIDINRLGVPAASEFLDVISPQYIGDLISWGAIGARTTESQVHRELASGISAPIGFKNGTDGNIRIATDAIQSASRGHHFLSVHKNGQVAIVHTGGNQDCHVILRGGKTPNYEAEHVAAACRDLEAAGLTPTLMVDCSHANSSKQHERQIDVARDIGAQIAGGSNSVFGVMIEGHLVGGAQKFTPGKDEVSKLTYGQSITDACLNWDDSVATMQELSQAVLKRRQAAAVGNKEAAVAA